One genomic segment of Nocardia sp. XZ_19_385 includes these proteins:
- a CDS encoding low temperature requirement protein A: MTSQPTSTEPDGGQLRVSTLELFFDLVFVFTITQLTHVFVHHPGWPAVAQIVLMFGVIWWMYSGYAWLTNEVAPTTSGRRTLLTIGMFGFFVLALAVPDAFHGTGVAFGLGFILVTTIHTALFASSGGASATIAIKRIAPFNAVAAVLVLVGGFLHGWPQYLCWASAFACQVVSPYLIDTNDFVVRPKHFAERHGLVIIVAIGESIVSIGVGLTGRDLTVGLVANVAVGLTLAYVLWWAYFGIDDERGEHALAAIPARERSRPAVLAYGYSLYPMLIGVTLAAAGIQMSIAHGNEPASMAAAAALSAGVALYFVGQWAFRVSLGLPRPWTRLICAAAVCATIPIGVAWVAWAQLATLVAVAYAAVIIDDVITLRSGHHSSYL; this comes from the coding sequence GTGACCAGCCAGCCCACGAGTACCGAACCCGACGGTGGACAGCTCCGGGTCTCCACCCTGGAACTGTTCTTCGACCTCGTCTTCGTCTTCACCATCACGCAGCTCACCCACGTCTTCGTGCACCATCCAGGCTGGCCCGCGGTGGCGCAGATCGTGCTGATGTTCGGTGTCATCTGGTGGATGTACTCCGGCTACGCCTGGCTCACCAACGAGGTGGCGCCGACCACCAGCGGCCGGCGGACCCTGCTCACCATCGGCATGTTCGGTTTCTTCGTGCTCGCGCTGGCCGTCCCCGACGCGTTCCACGGCACCGGCGTCGCTTTCGGTCTGGGCTTCATCCTGGTGACCACCATCCACACCGCCCTGTTCGCTTCCAGCGGCGGCGCTTCGGCGACCATCGCGATCAAGCGGATCGCGCCGTTCAACGCGGTCGCCGCCGTCCTGGTCCTGGTCGGCGGATTCCTGCACGGTTGGCCGCAATACCTTTGCTGGGCATCGGCTTTCGCGTGTCAGGTGGTGAGCCCCTACCTGATCGACACCAACGATTTCGTGGTCCGGCCCAAGCATTTCGCCGAACGGCACGGCCTGGTCATCATCGTCGCGATCGGCGAATCCATCGTCTCCATCGGCGTCGGGCTGACCGGACGAGACCTCACCGTGGGGTTGGTCGCCAATGTCGCGGTCGGCCTGACGCTGGCCTATGTGCTGTGGTGGGCGTACTTCGGCATCGATGACGAGCGCGGCGAGCACGCGCTCGCGGCCATCCCGGCGCGGGAGCGCTCCCGGCCCGCGGTCCTCGCCTACGGCTATTCGCTGTATCCGATGCTGATCGGCGTCACCCTGGCCGCGGCGGGCATCCAGATGAGCATCGCGCACGGCAACGAACCCGCGAGCATGGCGGCCGCGGCGGCGCTGTCCGCAGGCGTCGCGTTGTATTTCGTCGGCCAGTGGGCTTTCCGGGTTTCGCTCGGGCTGCCCCGGCCGTGGACCCGGCTGATCTGCGCGGCCGCGGTCTGCGCGACCATCCCGATCGGCGTCGCCTGGGTCGCGTGGGCCCAGCTCGCCACTCTCGTCGCCGTCGCCTACGCCGCGGTCATCATCGACGACGTGATCACGCTGCGCTCCGGACACCACAGCTCCTATCTCTGA
- a CDS encoding RNA polymerase sigma-70 factor has product MIDQAPTADPFIEHRRLLFATAYRMLGTVTDAEDVLQDTWLKWHATDQSTVQHPKSYLVRTVTNLSLNRLTSARATRETYVGPWLPEPLLTTPNIAEETELADTVSTAMLVVLETLSPVERAVFVLREVFGYTHAEIADTLDKPEATVRQIAHRARAHVQSRRPRFDTDTGERAHVTEQFMSACAGGDLNALMDLLAPDVTSWSDGGGVVTAARRPLHGPDHVARWILGVLAKPTVAGVELTPAHINGELGALASIGGNPVAAFTYDLVDGRIQNLRFQVNPHKLKGLYLDPGTVG; this is encoded by the coding sequence ATGATCGACCAAGCGCCCACGGCAGACCCGTTCATCGAGCACCGTCGCCTGCTGTTCGCGACCGCCTACCGGATGCTGGGCACCGTCACCGATGCCGAGGATGTCCTGCAGGACACCTGGCTCAAATGGCACGCCACCGACCAGTCGACCGTGCAGCACCCCAAGTCCTACCTGGTCCGCACGGTCACCAACCTGTCGCTGAACCGGCTCACCTCCGCCCGGGCCACCCGGGAAACCTACGTCGGCCCTTGGCTGCCCGAGCCCCTGCTGACCACCCCGAATATCGCGGAGGAAACCGAATTGGCCGACACCGTCTCCACCGCCATGCTGGTAGTGCTGGAAACCCTGAGCCCGGTCGAGCGCGCCGTTTTCGTGCTCCGGGAGGTATTCGGTTACACGCACGCCGAAATCGCCGACACCCTCGACAAACCCGAAGCCACCGTCCGTCAGATCGCGCACCGCGCCCGCGCCCACGTGCAGTCCCGCCGCCCCCGCTTCGACACCGACACCGGCGAACGCGCCCACGTCACCGAACAATTCATGTCCGCCTGCGCCGGTGGGGACCTCAACGCCTTGATGGACCTGCTCGCCCCGGATGTCACCTCGTGGTCCGACGGCGGCGGTGTGGTGACCGCGGCCCGGCGCCCGCTGCACGGCCCCGACCATGTCGCCCGCTGGATCCTCGGTGTCCTTGCCAAGCCGACAGTCGCCGGCGTCGAGCTCACCCCCGCCCACATCAACGGTGAACTCGGCGCCCTGGCCAGCATCGGCGGCAACCCCGTGGCGGCCTTCACCTACGACCTCGTCGACGGCCGCATCCAGAACCTGCGTTTCCAGGTGAACCCGCATAAGTTGAAAGGCCTCTACCTGGACCCGGGCACCGTCGGCTGA
- a CDS encoding DNA-3-methyladenine glycosylase, with protein sequence MPADELAVEPPVAARRLLGATLWSGAVGLRIVEVEAYGGDPAGPWPDPASHSGRGRTKRNAAMFGPAGVLYVYLSYGMHKCVNVTSGPDGVASAVLLRSGEVIAGLDEARARRPTARTDADLARGPGNLGSALGITLADYGTDLFDSAAPIRLELNGALAAADIANGPRVGVSTAADLPWRFWLPASPAVSVYRRSPRASKPVA encoded by the coding sequence GTGCCCGCTGACGAACTAGCTGTCGAACCTCCCGTCGCCGCCCGCAGACTGCTCGGCGCAACCCTGTGGTCGGGAGCGGTCGGCCTGCGAATCGTCGAAGTGGAGGCCTACGGCGGCGACCCGGCGGGCCCCTGGCCCGACCCCGCCTCGCACTCCGGTCGCGGGCGGACCAAACGCAACGCGGCGATGTTCGGCCCGGCGGGGGTGCTCTACGTCTACCTCAGCTACGGCATGCACAAGTGCGTGAACGTCACCAGCGGCCCCGACGGCGTCGCGAGCGCGGTCCTGCTCCGCTCCGGCGAGGTGATCGCGGGCTTGGACGAGGCCCGAGCCCGCCGCCCCACCGCCCGCACCGACGCCGACTTGGCAAGGGGCCCAGGCAATCTCGGTAGCGCGCTCGGTATCACGCTGGCCGACTACGGCACCGACCTGTTCGACTCGGCCGCACCCATCCGCCTGGAACTGAACGGCGCGCTCGCTGCCGCCGACATCGCCAACGGCCCCCGCGTGGGCGTCAGCACCGCCGCCGACCTGCCGTGGCGCTTCTGGCTGCCGGCCTCGCCTGCCGTCTCGGTCTACCGGCGCAGCCCGCGGGCGTCCAAACCGGTGGCCTGA
- a CDS encoding DoxX family protein, which yields MTTANASASFAAAATYRPGKVRNRVLWTLQILLGLFFIIASGGPKLVIPNTLMESNPDIGLPFGLLIFIGVAEVAGGIGLMVPRLAALAAAGLSVLTFLAAGFQAFVVDKPELAPFPLVLTVIFAWIAYERRASITDLRNTISR from the coding sequence ATGACCACCGCCAACGCTTCCGCCAGCTTCGCCGCAGCCGCCACCTACCGCCCCGGCAAGGTCCGCAACCGGGTCCTGTGGACCCTGCAGATCCTGCTCGGCCTGTTCTTCATCATCGCCTCCGGCGGCCCGAAGCTCGTCATCCCGAACACCCTGATGGAGAGCAACCCCGACATCGGTTTGCCGTTCGGGCTGCTCATCTTCATCGGAGTCGCCGAGGTTGCGGGCGGCATCGGCCTGATGGTGCCCCGGCTGGCCGCACTCGCCGCGGCGGGCCTGTCGGTCCTGACCTTCCTCGCGGCCGGATTCCAGGCCTTCGTGGTGGACAAGCCCGAACTGGCGCCCTTCCCGCTGGTGCTGACTGTGATCTTCGCCTGGATCGCCTACGAGCGCCGCGCCTCCATCACCGACCTGCGCAACACCATCTCGCGATGA